GTTTGCGTGATCATATCAACCGCCTGTTTCTCAGTCTGAAAGCGGCCCGCTTTGACGCGGGAATGACGGCGGATGAACTGGAACAGCTCACTTTGGAAGTCTGGAAAAAGAACGAGCCCAATTATGCCCCCGGCACCGATGCCTGGATTATTCACAATATCACCCCCGGCACCTGGGTCCCCTCCAGTGGACAGAAACCGGCAGAATCAAAACCGACGGTCATGATCGTTACCTTGCCACTCGATCTATCCTACTGGGCTAACTTTTATCGGGTGGGCTGTCATGCGGTGACTCCTTTTACTCGAATTCAGCCCGCACAGTCACTTGACGCGCGCATAAAAAATCGCAGTCGCTTCCTGTATACACTGGCTGAGTCAGAAGTGAAGCTGGTTGACCCGCAGGCACAAAGCCTGCTGCTCGACACCGATGGTTTTCTCTCCGAAAATAAAGGCGGTAACTTTTTCCTGGTGACGAACAATTGTATCCGCACTCCGAGTACAATCAATTGCCTGGATGGAATCAGTCGGCAGACGATTTTTTTACTGGCCGAGCAGCTCAATATTCCCATCGAAGAATGTCGACTGCTGCCCTATGACGTGATCACTGCTGACGAAGCTTTTTTCACCAGCACGCCTTACTGCATCATGCCGGCGACGAAGTTTAATGGTACTATGATCGGCAATGGCCAAGTCGGACCGATCACGAAAAAACTGATGGCCGCGTGGAGTGAAATGGTGGGCGTTGATCTCCTCGAGCAGGCACAGTCAGATTAATGACTGATGCAACTGTTATTCGGCTGTGCCATTAAACGCAGTCTGCTTCGAACGTTTGGATGCAACCGACAAATACACAAATGGAATCCACCACAGAGCGATGAGCGAATACATCACAATCTGATTCCATTTCGTGCCTTCAAGCAAAGTGTCAGCCAAGATGATGGCACACGCAAAGAATACGGAAGTGCTCAATATCAGCAATACTGCGGTTTTGGGTTTCATGAAATCACGCTCTTTACCATTGATACAGTTGTTACAGTGATTGTTTTGACTGAGAATAACACACCAGTCAACACAAGTATACACCAGACTGTATCAGGCAATCAGATTCTCGAGGACTTTTCCTTCCACGCCGGTCAAACGATAGTCGAGCCCTTTGTGCTTCACGATCAGTCTAGTGTGATCAAATCCCAGCAGATGCAGAATGGTGGCATGCAGGTTATGGATGTGTACTTCGTCTTCCACTGGATGAAAACCAAGCTCATCCGTTTTGCCAATCACCGTCCCTGCTTTGACTCCGCCGCCGGCCATTAACATGGTGAAACTGAAAGGATGATGGTCACGCCCTTCTCTTCCTGGAGAAGAACCTCTGCGAACTTCGGTCATGGGTGTTCTACCGAATTCCCCACCCCAGATGACAAGCGTATCCTCGAGCAACCCCCGCTGTTTAAGATCTTTAATCAATGCTGCACTGGGCTGGTCTGTCATGTCGCAGTTTGTTTTGAGGTTCTTGTTGAGGTTTGAGTGATCATCCCAGGTGGAGTGGTAGAGTTGCACAAACCGTACGCCGCGCTCAATCATTCGGCGGGCAAGCAGGGCATTACTGCCGAACCAGTTTGTGGTTTCATTTTCAATCCCATACATTTTGAGTGTCGCCTGGGACTCATCACTAAAATCCAATAGCTCCGGAGCCGAAGTCTGCATGCGATATGCCAGTTCATAGGAGGCGATTCGGGAAGCGATTTCGGGATCGCCCGTCTGATCAAAACGCAGAGTATTCAGATCTCGAATGGCATCCAACCGTTCCCGTTGAAGGGGAGGTGTCATTCCCTCTGGATTCGATAGATACAGAATTGCTTCGCCACGACTGCGAAAGGTGACGCCGCGATAGGTCGAAGGTAAAATACCATTACTCCAAAGTGACGAACCTCCATCTACGCCTTTGCCGGAATTCGAGAGCAGGACGACATAGCCGGGCAGGTTTTCTGATTCACTACCCAGCCCATAAGTCACCCACGATCCCATACTGGGTCGATCGAACATGGTTGACCCGCTATTCATCAGCATTTGCGCGGGGTGATGATTACTGACATCTGTGTGCACGGTACGAATCATACAGAGGTCGTCGGCACAGGTTCCCAGATGAGGCAGGTTATCAGAAAAATCGAGTCCTGCCTCGCCATATTTTTTAAAGGTGCGGGGGGATGCCATGACCTGTGCGGTGGATTTGATTAAGGCGTCATTGATACCCTTGAGAAACGATTCAGGCACCGGCTGACCATGCAGTTTTTTTAATTTTGGTTTCGGATCAAACAAATCCATCTGGCTTGGCCCGCCGGACATAAAGATAAAGATTACATTTTTGGCTCTCGGCTTGAAATGCGGTGCTTTCACTGCCAGCGGATTCACGGCGTCCATCGTTGATTGACGAACCGGATTCTCCTGTGCCAGGAGTTGATGCAGGGCGATCGAACCAAGGCCGCAGGCAGTCGACTTTAAAAAAAGACGTCGCCGCTGATTTAAACTTCCGCCCTGTTCAAGCATTGTTCTCAGTCCCGTACGATGAATTCATGCAGATTCATTAAAACACTGGCAACCACAGTCCAAGCTGTTTCTTCTCCGGAAACATTTCCGCTGGAAGGTTGCTGTGACTGTCGATGTATTTGCTGCTGATAAAGTGTTTTGAGTCTTTCGATTTCTTCTTTGTGAGGTTCACGAGCCAGACAGAGTTGAAACGCAAAATGCAATTGTGCGTCGAGATCACTCGAATTTTCCTGTCGAATTCGCTGGGCCAGTTTTTGAGCCGCTTCATAAAACACCGGATCATTTAACAGCGTCAAAGCCTGCAAAGGTGTATTGGAGCGATCTCGACGACTACAAGTCTGGCTGGGGTTGGGTGCATCGAAAATCACCGACTGAGCATAGGGGGACGTTCTTAAAATCAACGTATACAGCCCTCTACGATAACGGTCTTCCCCAGTACTGACGTCCCAGGTATTCGAACCAAAGGCTTCCATCACGACACTGTCTGGTTGAGGTGGTCGTACACAGGGTCCACCCAGTTTCCGCGTCAATAAGCCGCTGACGGCGAGTGCCTGATCGCGGACCGTTTCGGCAGACAGACGCAAACTGTTTTGATGGCTGAGTAACCGATTCGCAGGATCTTTCTGATGCATGTCAGGACGGAATTTTGAAGATTGACGATAAGTAGCTGAAGTCACAATCAACCGATGCAGGTCTTTGACATCCCAGCCACGACTCTTAAAGTGAAACGCGAGCCAATCGAGCAATAGGGGATGTGAAGGATCATCACCTTGCGTACCAAAGTCGTCTGACGAAATCACGATTCCCTGGCCGAAATACTCCTGCCAGATACGATTCACAGTCACGCGGGACGTCAACGGGTTCTCAGCTGAGACGAGCCAGCGTGCCAGATCGAGTCGATTCGGATTCTTGCCAGAATCAAATACAGGCAAAGTCTTTGGTGTGCCGGGATGAACGGGAACCCCTGGCGACTGAAATGAGCCTCGCAAATGTACAAAGGCCAGATTAGGTATTTGCATTTCCTGCATTGCGGGAGCCCGGGAAACGGGAGGATATTCCTGTTTCAAGGCAGCCAGATTTTTGGCAAGTGCTGCTAATTTGAGTTCTTTAAATTTTTCCCCGCTGACGATGTGTCCTCGCGCCAGGAAATAATCGAGCAGGTCATCCTGTTGACGCTGACTTCTCTGCTCGGGATCCAGCTTGAGAATTTCCAGGCCTTCCTGCTGTCCTTCTCCCGTACCAACACCCCAGACGAGTCCCATGACTTCCCAGGCACGCGCCCAGTGATGGTCTTCTGCGGGATGCGCAGCCGCATAAAGCATTTTTGCTTCCCACTCCCGCTGCAGTTTTTTCAGAGGCTCCTGCACAGGTTTAATTAATGCATGTCGTTTTTTCTGATATGCCGCTTGTTGATTCAGTCGTTGTTGTTCGTCTTTGAGAGGTGCGTCGACGTTCACTTCGTACGCGGAGTTGAAAAACGCGTAGAGCTGATAAAACTCTTTCTGAGTGATTGGATCATATTTATGATTGTGGCAGCGACAGCAATCCAGAGTAAGTCCCAACCAGATTGTGCCAACCAGTTTGGTTCGGTCAATGACTTTATTCACGCGAAATTCTTCTAAATCCGCGCCTCCCTCCCTGTTACTCAACGTCTGTCGCAGAAATCCCGTTCCCTCCTGCTGGGTCGGTGTGGCATCGGGCAACAGATCGCCTGCGATCTGCTCAATCGTAAACTGATCGAAGGGCTTATTCTCATTCAGCGATTGCACAACCCAGTCACGAAACCGCCAGGCATGAGGACGAACAGCATCGGTGAGATAGCCATCACTATCGGCGTAATGGCATAAGTCCAGCCAGAGCCTTGCCCATTTTTCACCAAAGTGTGGCGATTTTAAGAGTCGGTCCACGACCCGTTCATAGGCATCATCGCGATCATCGTTTAAAAAAGCAGAAACTTCTTCGGGAGTGGGAGGCAGTCCGGTAAGATCAAGAGTGACACGTCGAATGAGCGTCGCCTTGTCGGCAGCTTCTGCGGGTTGAATTTTTTCCTGCTCCAGTCGATGTAAAATGAAATGGTCGATTTCATTCTTTGCCCAGGTGTTCTGTCGTACGGAAGGAACTTCCGGCCTGGAGATCGGCTGAAAGGCCCAATGTTTCTCTTTGCGTTTGTGTTTCACTGGAGCGCCAATTACCAGTTTTTTTGGCCACTTTGCTCCCTGCCTGATCCATTGCCGGATCAGTGCGATTTCCTTGGGAGTAAGGCGCTCGCCCTCCCCTTCAGGTGGCATCACGATTTGATCCTGATGCGTGCCGGAGACCATTTGAAACAGGGGACTATTCTCAGGAGTGCCAGGCTGAATGGCCTTACCATAGTTACCACCAGCAAGCGTAGATTGACGTGTGGTTAACGAAAAGCTGCTTTCCGGTTCATCCAAACCGTGGCAGGAAAGACAGTGTGCCTCCAAAATCGGCTGAATATCTCGTGCAAAATTGATGGCATTTGCAGGTAATTTTTTCGGAGGCGGACTGCTTTTAACTGATCTCAGATCTAAACAGAAAAGGACCAACACACAACAGACAAATCCCAGTCCAGTTGTGTCCCCTTTCCATTTCTGGCAGCCACTTTGATCGCGCATCAAAGCTCCTTGTCTCAAGAGTGAGTTTGGGACAGTCCGGCCTTTAATATAACCAAATATTTATACGTAGGGAAGCATGCACTTCAAAGTTTGAAAAATAGCCCCAACAACAATAATTCATATCACTGGAGAAATAAAAAAATCATCAGGCAAAACAGTGTTGCCTGATGATTTGATTTTGAAAATCGAACCGTACGATTTGACAGTACCAGTTCTTATTTCTTCTTACCTTTTAACTCAAACGGAAAATCGCCCCCTGCCTGGCTTACTTTCGCAGATAATTTTGAATCAGTGAAACTGCTGTAGATCGGGGGTAACGATTCATCAGCACCCAAGTTAGCAGGTGCTTCTGTTCCGTCGATTTTTATGGGAGTTCCATCCGCTTTTATAAAATGATTGATGACAACCCGGTAATCCCCGGGTGGCGCTCCTTCTGCGCCGCGCACTTGTTTCAGTGTATACTTCCCTGTTTCATCGGTGACTCCGACACATTCTACGCCCTTAGTTGCTCCTTGGGGAACGAATGTCACCGTTGCAGAAACCAAAGGAGTTCCATTCATTGTGACGATCCCTGAGACGGGTACGGTTTCGGGGAGTGACTCCTTAGCATTGGCTCCGCCACATCCGGTCATTCCGACCAATAAGATGCAGAGCACAAAATGAACACGATAACTTTGCAACTTCATTTCTGTCTTCCTCTGTTGAGCTCCAACAGGGTCCCAATGAAATAGAGTCATTGAGACCGTGGAGTTTTTTCTTGAGTGCTAATACAAGTCAATCAGCTTACCATTCGCCAATTACGTTACCATCTGACATTCGTGCCAGATTTTGACGGGTCGTGGTATCGATGTTTTCGCTCATAAAGTGAACTGATCCATCGGCCAGCAGGAAGTGAGCACCGCCCGTATGAAGACTCCCGGCATAAGACCAGCTCCCCAGTTTTCCTTGCGGGAGATCTTGAGGAGACGCAGAACTGTACCAGAAACGATTGATCGGATACGAAACCAGGTTCAGACCGACCATCACGTGTCCGCGATAACCCCAGGCGTTTGTACCACCGTTGTAGACGTCGCGTGTGGTTTCGCCCATCATTAATGTATTGCTGGTTCCATCCTTAACGTCATCCAGTCGACATTTACTGTTATCCCCAAACATGCAGCGGGATGTTGGTGCTGTTCCCGCCCAGTTCTCACAAGAGTTATAGGGAGTAATGGTAATGAAATCGTAGTTGGTTTTTGCCCCACCTGTACCCGTATTCGTTGAGGAAATTCCATAGCTACCGGTTGTCGCAGTGATATGATATGTCCCACTGTCCGAGGGACAGAGAAATACGGTAATCAGGTTTTTTACAACTGCAGCATTTCCGTTTGTCACGGGGTCGTCACCAGCAATTAAGGGACCGGCAGTTGAAATACTTGTATGAGTGGTCGCACTGCCATTGGAGTTGTAGAGATTGTATAAAGGGGCTTGATCGATGTAAGGCAGCAACATCGTCAACCCACTAGCAGACAGCCGGGGAGTGGTGCAGCGACCAATATGGGCAGGAGGCATCACTCGAAACGTTTCGTGATAATTATGGAGGGCCAATCCCAGTT
This genomic interval from Gimesia alba contains the following:
- a CDS encoding DUF1559 domain-containing protein, which produces MSQFLRQKRGFTLIELLVVIAIIAILIALLLPAVQQAREAARRSQCKNNMKQLGLALHNYHETFRVMPPAHIGRCTTPRLSASGLTMLLPYIDQAPLYNLYNSNGSATTHTSISTAGPLIAGDDPVTNGNAAVVKNLITVFLCPSDSGTYHITATTGSYGISSTNTGTGGAKTNYDFITITPYNSCENWAGTAPTSRCMFGDNSKCRLDDVKDGTSNTLMMGETTRDVYNGGTNAWGYRGHVMVGLNLVSYPINRFWYSSASPQDLPQGKLGSWSYAGSLHTGGAHFLLADGSVHFMSENIDTTTRQNLARMSDGNVIGEW
- a CDS encoding carboxypeptidase-like regulatory domain-containing protein; translation: MKLQSYRVHFVLCILLVGMTGCGGANAKESLPETVPVSGIVTMNGTPLVSATVTFVPQGATKGVECVGVTDETGKYTLKQVRGAEGAPPGDYRVVINHFIKADGTPIKIDGTEAPANLGADESLPPIYSSFTDSKLSAKVSQAGGDFPFELKGKKK
- a CDS encoding PSD1 and planctomycete cytochrome C domain-containing protein, with product MRDQSGCQKWKGDTTGLGFVCCVLVLFCLDLRSVKSSPPPKKLPANAINFARDIQPILEAHCLSCHGLDEPESSFSLTTRQSTLAGGNYGKAIQPGTPENSPLFQMVSGTHQDQIVMPPEGEGERLTPKEIALIRQWIRQGAKWPKKLVIGAPVKHKRKEKHWAFQPISRPEVPSVRQNTWAKNEIDHFILHRLEQEKIQPAEAADKATLIRRVTLDLTGLPPTPEEVSAFLNDDRDDAYERVVDRLLKSPHFGEKWARLWLDLCHYADSDGYLTDAVRPHAWRFRDWVVQSLNENKPFDQFTIEQIAGDLLPDATPTQQEGTGFLRQTLSNREGGADLEEFRVNKVIDRTKLVGTIWLGLTLDCCRCHNHKYDPITQKEFYQLYAFFNSAYEVNVDAPLKDEQQRLNQQAAYQKKRHALIKPVQEPLKKLQREWEAKMLYAAAHPAEDHHWARAWEVMGLVWGVGTGEGQQEGLEILKLDPEQRSQRQQDDLLDYFLARGHIVSGEKFKELKLAALAKNLAALKQEYPPVSRAPAMQEMQIPNLAFVHLRGSFQSPGVPVHPGTPKTLPVFDSGKNPNRLDLARWLVSAENPLTSRVTVNRIWQEYFGQGIVISSDDFGTQGDDPSHPLLLDWLAFHFKSRGWDVKDLHRLIVTSATYRQSSKFRPDMHQKDPANRLLSHQNSLRLSAETVRDQALAVSGLLTRKLGGPCVRPPQPDSVVMEAFGSNTWDVSTGEDRYRRGLYTLILRTSPYAQSVIFDAPNPSQTCSRRDRSNTPLQALTLLNDPVFYEAAQKLAQRIRQENSSDLDAQLHFAFQLCLAREPHKEEIERLKTLYQQQIHRQSQQPSSGNVSGEETAWTVVASVLMNLHEFIVRD
- a CDS encoding DUF1501 domain-containing protein — encoded protein: MLEQGGSLNQRRRLFLKSTACGLGSIALHQLLAQENPVRQSTMDAVNPLAVKAPHFKPRAKNVIFIFMSGGPSQMDLFDPKPKLKKLHGQPVPESFLKGINDALIKSTAQVMASPRTFKKYGEAGLDFSDNLPHLGTCADDLCMIRTVHTDVSNHHPAQMLMNSGSTMFDRPSMGSWVTYGLGSESENLPGYVVLLSNSGKGVDGGSSLWSNGILPSTYRGVTFRSRGEAILYLSNPEGMTPPLQRERLDAIRDLNTLRFDQTGDPEIASRIASYELAYRMQTSAPELLDFSDESQATLKMYGIENETTNWFGSNALLARRMIERGVRFVQLYHSTWDDHSNLNKNLKTNCDMTDQPSAALIKDLKQRGLLEDTLVIWGGEFGRTPMTEVRRGSSPGREGRDHHPFSFTMLMAGGGVKAGTVIGKTDELGFHPVEDEVHIHNLHATILHLLGFDHTRLIVKHKGLDYRLTGVEGKVLENLIA
- a CDS encoding aminotransferase class IV produces the protein MSENLVYLNGEYVPADEAKISIFDGAISLGMTVTESTRTFAHQPYRLRDHINRLFLSLKAARFDAGMTADELEQLTLEVWKKNEPNYAPGTDAWIIHNITPGTWVPSSGQKPAESKPTVMIVTLPLDLSYWANFYRVGCHAVTPFTRIQPAQSLDARIKNRSRFLYTLAESEVKLVDPQAQSLLLDTDGFLSENKGGNFFLVTNNCIRTPSTINCLDGISRQTIFLLAEQLNIPIEECRLLPYDVITADEAFFTSTPYCIMPATKFNGTMIGNGQVGPITKKLMAAWSEMVGVDLLEQAQSD